A genome region from Etheostoma spectabile isolate EspeVRDwgs_2016 unplaced genomic scaffold, UIUC_Espe_1.0 scaffold00008248, whole genome shotgun sequence includes the following:
- the cryba4 gene encoding beta-crystallin A4, whose protein sequence is MTHHCTKFSGHWKIIVFDEECFQGRRHEFTSECCNVMEFGFETVRSLRVESGAWVGYEHASYQGQQFVLERGEYPQCDAFGGSNAYHIERMTSFRPIACANHRECRMTIYERENFLGRKGELSDDYPSLQAMGWCNNEVGSLRIQAGAFVCYQYPGYRGYQYIMECDRHCGDFKHFREFGSHCQTPQIQSIRRIQQ, encoded by the exons ATGACTCACCACTGCACCAAGTTCTCCGGCCACTGGAAG atcATTGTCTTCGACGAGGAGTGCTTCCAGGGCCGCCGCCATGAGTTCACCTCCGAGTGCTGCAACGTGATGGAGTTCGGCTTCGAGACCGTGCGCTCCCTGAGGGTGGAGAGTGGAGC CTGGGTGGGCTACGAGCACGCGTCCTACCAGGGACAGCAGTTTGTCCTGGAGAGGGGAGAGTACCCCCAGTGTGACGCCTTCGGAGGCAGCAACGCCTACCACATCGAGAGGATGACCTCCTTCAGACCCATCGCCTGTGCC AACCACAGAGAGTGCCGCATGACCATCTACGAGCGTGAGAACTTCCTGGGCCGTAAGGGCGAGCTCAGCGACGACTACCCCTCCCTCCAGGCCATGGGCTGGTGCAACAACGAGGTCGGCTCTCTCAGGATCCAGGCCGGAGC ATTTGTGTGCTACCAGTACCCCGGCTACCGTGGATACCAGTACATCATGGAGTGTGATCGTCACTGTGGGGACTTCAAACACTTCAGGGAGTTTGGCTCCCACTGCCAGACCCCTCAGATCCAGTCCATCCGCCGTATTCAGCAGTAA